One Anolis carolinensis isolate JA03-04 chromosome 4, rAnoCar3.1.pri, whole genome shotgun sequence DNA window includes the following coding sequences:
- the pex2 gene encoding peroxisome biogenesis factor 2, producing MASKDDNKKVTPVLRVSQLDALELNKALEELVWSQFTRCFHGFKPGLLARVEPEVKAFLWLFLWRFTIYSKSATVGQSILNIQYKNDLSQMEKYQTLSKQQKWWYLICTVGGKWLEERCYDLFSYRPLESFQKTKYIINLVVGLLKLGELLNFLIFLQKGKFATLTERILGIRSVFCKPQGIRQIGFDYMNRELLWHGFAEFLIFLLPLINMQKLRLRVSSWSLPVAGHTKHENSSVVCYKECSQCGEWPTMPHTIGCSHVFCYYCVKSNYLHDTYFTCPKCGIEMQDLQPLKYKIEMKEVNTQ from the coding sequence ATGGCATCCAAAGATGACAACAAGAAAGTGACTCCTGTACTCCGAGTAAGTCAGCTTGATGCTCTTGAATTAAATAAAGCCCTGGAGGAGTTGGTGTGGTCCCAGTTTACTCGCTGTTTTCATGGATTTAAACCTGGACTCTTGGCTCGAGTTGAACCTGAGGTGAAAGCTTTTCTGTGGCTTTTTTTGTGGAGATTTACCATCTACTCCAAAAGTGCAACAGTGGGACAAAGTATTCTGAACATTCAGTACAAGAATGACTTATCCCAAATGGAGAAATATCAGACATTGAGCAAACAACAGAAATGGTGGTATCTTATTTGCACTGTTGGCGGGAAATGGCTAGAAGAAAGGTGTTATGATTTATTTAGCTATCGACCattggaatcattccagaagacaAAGTACATCATTAATTTAGTAGTTGGGCTTCTCAAACTTGGTGAATTGCTGAACTTCCTGATTTTTCTTCAGAAAGGAAAGTTTGCGACACTTACCGAACGTATTTTGGGAATCCGGTCTGTGTTCTGTAAGCCACAGGGGATTCGACAAATTGGATTTGATTACATGAACAGAGAACTTTTGTGGCATGGATTTGCtgaatttcttatttttcttttaccACTTATTAATATGCAAAAACTCAGACTCAGAGTTTCTTCGTGGTCTTTACCTGTTGCTGGGCACACTAAGCATGAAAATAGTTCAGTGGTATGCTACAAGGAATGTTCTCAATGTGGCGAATGGCCTACAATGCCTCACACCATAGGTTGTTCACATGTTTTCTGTTACTATTGTGTCAAAAGTAACTACTTACATGATACGTACTTTACCTGTCCTAAATGTGGCATAGAGATGCAAGATCTACagccattaaaatataaaattgaaatGAAAGAAGTAAATACACAATAG